From Pseudomonadota bacterium:
ACGGGGGTCGTTTCCCTTCGCGTACTTGGTAATACCCGGAATGCGCGTGTACATGGGAGAGACGAGGTCGACGTGAGCCTCGCGCCCCGCCCGTTCGTAGTGCACGGGACGCGTAGGATCGCGCCGATGAATCCAGTTCGAGGTGGCCACGAAGTTCGGCCCATCACCGGCCTCGTTGCCAAGAGACCACACGATGACCGAGGGGTGGTTCTTGTCACGCTCTACCATGCGCACCGTCCTGTCCATGTGGGCGAGCTGCCACTCGGGTTTGTGCGCCAGTGTACGTTCGGGCTTGTAGCCCATTCCGTGGGACTCGATGTTGGCTTCATCGAAAATGTACAGCCCGTACTCGTCCGCGAGGTCGTACCACAGCGGATGACTCGGATAGTGCGACGTACGGACCGCGTTGATGTTGTTGCGCTTCATGAGCAGCACATCGCGAAGCATCGATTCCCGGCTCACGAAGTGACCGGTGTCGGGATCGTGCTCGTGACGATTGACGCCACGCATATAGACCAGCTTGCCGTTGACCCGCAGGTTGCCGTGTTTCCAGGAAACCTGGCGAAAGCCGACACGCAAGGGCACGACCTCGAGCGTCGCCCCGTGCGGATCCTTCAGCTCCAAGAGCAGCGTATACAAGTAGGGCGTCTCCGCAGACCACGACTTGGCCCCGGAGACCTGCAGGCTGCCAGAGGAGGCAACGCCCTGCGAAAGCGGCAGGTCAGCTCGAGTTACGATCTGGTTTGCCGCGTCCATCAGCGTCAGCGCGAGCCGGGAGGCCGCGCGCTGCGCTCTTTCGCCGGATGCTGCACGGCTGCGCTGCGGCACGTCGGCCTCTAGCCGAAGCTGCCAGGTGCGGGAAGCGGGATCGACCGCGGTGTGCGCCCAGGCGTCACGGATGTACGCATCGCCCTGAGAGATCAGATAGACATCGCGGAAGATCCCGCTCAAGCGCCAGAAGTCTTGACACTCGAGGTACGAGCCATCCGAGTAGCGGTAGACTTCCACCGCCAGCAGGTTCTGGCCTGGCTTGACGTAACCCGATATGTCGAACTCGGCAGGCGTCCGACTGCCCTGCGAGTAGCCCACGCGTTCGCCGTTCACCCACACGTAGAACGCGGCTCCCGCTCCAGCGAAGTGGAGGATGGTGCGCCGCGCAAACCAGGCCTCGGACAACTGGAAGTGGGTGCGGTAGGATCCCACCGGATTGTCGTCGTGGGGAATGTGGGGTGGGTCGGGGTTCTTGGGCGCGAAGGAGTAGCGCGCGTTGAGGTAGATTGGCCGCCCGTAACCGTGCATCTGCCAGTTCGAGGGCACCGGCAGCATCGACCAGGCCGCATCGTCGTAGTCGGGGAGAAAGAAATCGCGCGGACGGTCGGCAGGCTTGCCTACCCAGTGAAACTTCCAATAACCGTTGAGTGAGCGGTACCATGGAGAGCGTTCGGGATCGCGAGTGAGCGCTGCCTGCACGTCCGGATAGGCAAAGAGCGTTGCCCGCGCAGGCAGGCGGTTGCGTTCCACGACCGTGGGGTTTCCCCAGTCCGGAACGCCTTGCTCCGCTGTGGGCATCGGTTGCGGCGGAGCAAAGAACCCTTGGGCGCTGCTGTCGATGGGCTGCAGGGTACCCGACGCTCTGCGAGCGCCGCAACCAGCAGCCAGGACCATCATCGCGAACGTAAGCGCTACAAGGGGCAGCCGGTACGCCTTGGGCCGAGGCTGCTGGCGGACGCCACGTCCCAAAGCCCCGGCCCGCATCTTGACCGGCGCCGCAGATCCCCGGACATCGCGCCCGTTCCGGCCTGACCTTCGTGCACCTGCTGTGAGTGCGGCCGCACCCGATTGCTGTCGGTAGTTCATGCTTGCTTCTTCCTCGCCAGTGTGGACTCGCTTCAGCCCGAGCCGCCCGCCGGGTTGCGGACAGCGCACCCGTTGACGACATCCAGGCCGGCGCTTGGCTCGGACTACCAGCTCTCGCATGGCCGGCACAACCCCGATCTGCGGCGTGACCCCAGCTCACGAGCGACGACCACGACCAACCGAGGACGACTCTTCAGGCACAACGGCCCAGCCAGGCCGCTGACTAGGGGCCCCAATCCAACACGAACCGCAGCGCCAAGGCAGCCGCAGCCACGCCCAGGGCAAACGACACCAGAAGCCACTTTGGATCCTGTGCCCTCAGGCCACCCCCAGCGGCGACAACCCGCCTTGTATCAACGCTGGGAACAGGGCTGACACTGGATCCTCGCTCGGCCTGTCGAATGTCCGAGGCCAGCTCGCCAGCGCTCTGGTAGCGATCCTCAGGTCGTTTTGCGAGGGCCTTCACGCAGATACGGTCGATCACCTCGGGCAGTTCCGGCCGTATTCGCGTCGGCGGCGCTGGCACCTTGTCGCACTGCGCGAGAATCACATCGACGGGGTTGCGACCGGTGATGGGCAAGCGGCCAGTGAGTGTGAGGTACAGTATGCAGCCGCACGCGTAGAGGTCAGCGCGCTGATCGGCGGATTTGCCCTGGCACTGTTCGGGAGACATGTACTCGGGCTTGCCGGTGATGAGCTCGACCGTGCCTCCCGCAACCCCGGGCTCGGCTAGCTTGGCGATCCCGAAGTCCGTAAGCTTGACGCGCGCCGAACCGTCCCGCGGGTCCGTGTCCACCATGACGCTATCGGGTGTGAGCCCTCGGTGCAGCACGCCCTGCTCGTGAGCCGCCCCCACCCCCTCGACGACTTGACGCACGATCGAAAGGCCATACTCCCTCGGCAGCGGGCCAGCCTGCAGCATATCGTGCAGCCGCCGGCCCTGCAGGCTCTCCATGGCGAGGTACAGCACGCCACCCTCGTCTTCTCCTAGGTCTAGGATGCGCGCCACGTTGGGATGCTGGATCCGCTCGAGCAGCTGCGCTTCGCGGGTAAAGCGGGCGATCTTCGTCGCATCGCGGGTAAACGTGGGATGTAGCACCTTCACCGTAACAGCCAGATTCGCCTTCGAGTCATGCGCCTCATGCACCGTCCCCGTGCTCTCGCGCGCGATTACCCGGCCGAGCTGATAGCGTCCATGCCCTACCTCCTTGACGGTAGCGTGTTCCACCTTGGCCTGCTCGGTCTTTCCTGGTTCCATTGTCCCCAACCGGGTGCCGCGCGCCCAGCGCCTATGGCGCGCTGGAGTTTGGGGCCCTCAATCGCACCACCGCGACCCGACTCGCGGCGTAGCGCGAACCGGTTGGCACGCGCTACGCCCCCAAAGCACCCCGACCACCGGACCTTCAGTGATGCAGTAAGCTGCTACCGGAACCGAGGTCGCCGGCGCTCGCCAAGACCACGCAACAATGGGTCC
This genomic window contains:
- a CDS encoding DUF4981 domain-containing protein, yielding MNYRQQSGAAALTAGARRSGRNGRDVRGSAAPVKMRAGALGRGVRQQPRPKAYRLPLVALTFAMMVLAAGCGARRASGTLQPIDSSAQGFFAPPQPMPTAEQGVPDWGNPTVVERNRLPARATLFAYPDVQAALTRDPERSPWYRSLNGYWKFHWVGKPADRPRDFFLPDYDDAAWSMLPVPSNWQMHGYGRPIYLNARYSFAPKNPDPPHIPHDDNPVGSYRTHFQLSEAWFARRTILHFAGAGAAFYVWVNGERVGYSQGSRTPAEFDISGYVKPGQNLLAVEVYRYSDGSYLECQDFWRLSGIFRDVYLISQGDAYIRDAWAHTAVDPASRTWQLRLEADVPQRSRAASGERAQRAASRLALTLMDAANQIVTRADLPLSQGVASSGSLQVSGAKSWSAETPYLYTLLLELKDPHGATLEVVPLRVGFRQVSWKHGNLRVNGKLVYMRGVNRHEHDPDTGHFVSRESMLRDVLLMKRNNINAVRTSHYPSHPLWYDLADEYGLYIFDEANIESHGMGYKPERTLAHKPEWQLAHMDRTVRMVERDKNHPSVIVWSLGNEAGDGPNFVATSNWIHRRDPTRPVHYERAGREAHVDLVSPMYTRIPGITKYAKGNDPRPMILCEYSHSMGNSTGNLAEYWEAMYQYDKLQGAFIWDWVDQGLRKQIPQAYRGRRQSVPGGTFWAYGGDMGDDPNDDNFCMNGLVDADRKPHPALAEVKHVYSPLRVDAVDAGRGQFKVLNRYEVLSLDHLEVLWEVMAGGRTASQGRARLRDVPAGQAGALRLAYAPPDLSEGEEAFVNLRFVLRDATSWANKGHVVDSAQFKLAERKQGRLRRVGRVVLKSDQGEHRVSGNGFEFAVDRTSGQISKWTYDGEQVLAAGAHPSLWRAPTDNDRGAKVHKKWAAWREARRWQVQQVRAKRMGPTKARIEVQARLASVASDYRLSYTVYGSGDVVVDARLSAGQGRPELPRFGVELQLPAGLDHVSWYGRGPHENYVDRQRASHVGLYRSNVDDLFFNYSEPQENGGRSDVRWLALTSQTGLALFVEGDPTLQFSASHYSVDDLEKAKHFYELTWQERVYLHLDGAMMGVAGDDSWGALPLAKYRIANPDGEHHFRVRLRPFRTSTTTPQALHAQRPLIK
- a CDS encoding serine/threonine protein kinase, which codes for MEPGKTEQAKVEHATVKEVGHGRYQLGRVIARESTGTVHEAHDSKANLAVTVKVLHPTFTRDATKIARFTREAQLLERIQHPNVARILDLGEDEGGVLYLAMESLQGRRLHDMLQAGPLPREYGLSIVRQVVEGVGAAHEQGVLHRGLTPDSVMVDTDPRDGSARVKLTDFGIAKLAEPGVAGGTVELITGKPEYMSPEQCQGKSADQRADLYACGCILYLTLTGRLPITGRNPVDVILAQCDKVPAPPTRIRPELPEVIDRICVKALAKRPEDRYQSAGELASDIRQAERGSSVSPVPSVDTRRVVAAGGGLRAQDPKWLLVSFALGVAAAALALRFVLDWGP